One window of the Pleurocapsa minor HA4230-MV1 genome contains the following:
- a CDS encoding Rpn family recombination-promoting nuclease/putative transposase, translated as MKTDTLFYQLFQEFPWIFFQLIQQEQINPNAYQFIAPEIKQRSFRLDGLFTTTEEHSDQPLYFVEVQFYQETDFYDRLFPSIFLYFSQYKPVNPEWFAIVIFDRQNNDVAIPPRYQELANQRLQRIYLDQMPEGVQSNIGLGILKLVVEAESNAGELARNLIERTRQEFSDTTSQKQLLELIETIVIYKFPQLSYQEIETMLNLEEIKQTRVYQDAKSEGLQQGKLEQKLAMIPLLQELGLNIEQIAQRLEISENLVRENIK; from the coding sequence GTGAAAACCGATACCCTTTTCTACCAGCTATTTCAGGAATTCCCCTGGATTTTCTTCCAGTTAATTCAACAAGAACAAATTAACCCCAACGCCTATCAATTCATTGCCCCAGAAATTAAACAACGATCCTTTCGCCTAGATGGTTTATTTACCACCACTGAAGAACATAGCGATCAACCTCTGTATTTCGTAGAGGTGCAGTTTTACCAAGAAACCGACTTTTACGATCGCTTATTTCCCAGTATTTTCCTGTATTTCAGTCAATATAAACCAGTCAATCCAGAATGGTTCGCGATTGTCATCTTTGACCGCCAGAATAATGATGTAGCTATTCCCCCAAGATACCAAGAACTAGCCAATCAAAGACTACAGAGAATATATCTCGACCAGATGCCAGAGGGAGTTCAATCTAACATCGGGCTAGGTATATTAAAATTAGTAGTTGAAGCTGAAAGTAATGCAGGAGAATTAGCCAGAAACTTAATCGAGAGAACCAGACAGGAGTTTAGCGACACAACCAGTCAAAAACAACTACTGGAATTAATCGAAACTATTGTTATTTATAAATTTCCACAACTGAGTTATCAGGAAATAGAAACGATGTTAAATCTAGAAGAGATCAAACAAACCAGAGTTTATCAGGATGCTAAATCAGAAGGTCTGCAACAGGGCAAATTAGAGCAAAAACTGGCAATGATTCCTTTATTACAGGAATTAGGCTTGAATATCGAACAAATCGCCCAAAGATTAGAAATATCCGAAAATTTGGTGCGTGAAAATATCAAATAA
- the glgA gene encoding glycogen synthase GlgA, with amino-acid sequence MYIVQIASECAPVIKAGGLGDVVYGLSRELDERGHCVELILPMYDCMRYDHIWGLHDAYLDLGVPWYGGEIKCDVFCGWVHGRLCFFIQPKSQDQFFNRGHVYGSHDDPMRFAFFSKAAMEFLLKSNKRPDIIHCHDWQTGLIPVMLYEMYQYYGMERQRVCYTIHNFRHQGSCGNEILAATGLNRPEYYFDYSRLQDNFNPFALNLMKGGIVYANYVNTVSPHHAWEARFTDVGYGLGHTLEIHQKKFSGILNGVDYNFWNPATDKLIPANYDIDKLEDKAKDKQALRQRLLMHESDKPIIAYIGRLDDQKGVHLVHHSIYYALQHNAQYVLLGSGTSPEVNNKFLHEKYFLNDNPDVHLEIGFDEELAHLIYAGADMIVVPSNFEPCGLTQLISLKYGTVPIVRGVGGLLSTVFDRDYDPDHAPEKRNGYVFYQMDNNALESAMERAIGLYYEYPKEFEQLVQQGMEYDYSWKAAGSQYLNVYEYIKYK; translated from the coding sequence ATGTACATCGTGCAAATTGCCTCCGAATGCGCTCCTGTGATCAAAGCTGGCGGTTTAGGAGATGTTGTTTACGGATTGAGCCGAGAATTAGACGAGCGAGGGCATTGCGTCGAGCTAATTCTACCCATGTATGACTGCATGAGATATGACCATATTTGGGGGTTACATGATGCTTATCTCGATTTGGGTGTGCCTTGGTATGGTGGCGAAATTAAGTGTGATGTCTTCTGTGGCTGGGTACACGGTAGACTGTGCTTTTTTATCCAGCCAAAAAGCCAAGATCAGTTTTTTAATCGTGGTCATGTCTATGGTAGTCACGATGATCCCATGCGGTTTGCTTTCTTTAGTAAAGCAGCCATGGAATTCCTGCTCAAAAGTAATAAGCGTCCTGATATTATCCACTGTCATGACTGGCAAACTGGCTTAATCCCTGTGATGCTCTACGAGATGTATCAGTACTATGGTATGGAGCGTCAACGGGTTTGTTATACAATCCATAATTTCAGACATCAAGGTAGCTGTGGCAACGAAATTTTAGCAGCGACAGGTTTAAACCGACCAGAATACTATTTCGATTATTCTCGCCTCCAGGACAACTTCAATCCCTTTGCACTTAACTTAATGAAAGGTGGGATTGTTTATGCCAATTACGTCAACACTGTTTCTCCTCACCACGCTTGGGAAGCTCGTTTTACCGATGTTGGCTATGGTTTAGGTCATACCTTAGAAATTCATCAAAAGAAATTTAGCGGTATCCTCAACGGAGTTGACTATAATTTCTGGAATCCAGCTACAGATAAATTAATTCCTGCTAACTACGACATAGACAAATTAGAGGATAAAGCAAAAGATAAACAAGCTCTGCGTCAAAGACTACTAATGCATGAGTCTGATAAGCCGATTATTGCTTACATTGGCCGTTTAGACGATCAAAAAGGAGTTCACCTGGTACATCACTCGATTTACTATGCTCTCCAACATAATGCTCAGTATGTACTACTGGGTTCAGGTACATCTCCAGAAGTGAACAATAAATTCTTGCACGAAAAATATTTCCTCAATGATAATCCTGACGTACATCTAGAAATTGGCTTTGACGAAGAATTAGCTCATCTAATCTATGCAGGGGCGGATATGATAGTTGTTCCCAGTAACTTTGAACCCTGTGGCTTAACTCAGTTAATCAGTCTCAAATATGGCACAGTGCCAATTGTACGCGGTGTAGGTGGCTTACTTAGTACGGTATTTGACCGCGACTACGATCCTGACCATGCGCCCGAAAAACGCAACGGCTATGTATTCTATCAAATGGATAATAATGCTTTAGAGTCGGCAATGGAAAGAGCGATCGGGCTGTATTATGAGTATCCTAAAGAGTTTGAGCAATTAGTCCAGCAAGGCATGGAATATGACTATTCTTGGAAGGCTGCGGGTAGTCAGTATCTCAATGTTTATGAATATATCAAGTATAAATAA